The genomic interval GGCGGTCTGGGAGCAAGCTGCCAGCAGTGCCACTTGGCCAGGCCGGGCCAGGCTGGGCGGGCTGGGCGGGCACTGGGCCTCGCATTTCAACTTCTGCTCAGTACTCCTGTAATGGAAAATTGCTCTGCACAGAGCTAGAGCGTTACAGTTCTTTCcggcacccctccccctccccaccccatctgATCAGAGGAAcagcgcccgcccgcccgcctgcccACAGAAAGGTAGAAGGAGAGAGCAGTCCCACGGTGACTTCCTACTATGTCCCCTGCTTCGGGCCCTGGGCCCAGGTGGTTACTCTTCTCCTTCGGAATGGGGCTGGTGTCAGGGTCCAAGTGTCCAAACAATTGCCAGTGTCAAGCCCAGGAGGTGGTCTGCACAGGGAGGCAGCTGACGGAGTACCCCCCGGACATCCCCCTGAACACCCGGAGGCTCTACCTGAACGACAACAGAATCCCTTTCCTGCCGGCAATGAGCCTGGGTCTCCTCAGTGACCTGGTCTACCTGGACTGTCAGAATAACCTGATCACCGAGGTGATGGACTACACCTTCATCGGGGTCTTCCGGCTCGCCTACCTCGACCTCAGCTCCAACAACCTCACCGTCATCTCCCCCTACAGCTTCTCCATGCTCAGCAACCTGGTACAGCTGAACATCTCCCACAACCCTCACCTCTTATCTCTGAACAAGTACACCTTCGCCAACACCAGCTCTCTCAGGCACCTGGACCTCAGAAACACCGGCTTGCAGATCTTGGACCACACTGCCTTCCAGAATCTCCTGACGCTGCACACCCTGTATCTGAGCGGAAACCCCTGGAAATGTAACTGTTCCCTGCTGGACTTCACCATCTACTTAATAGTGTCCCATCTGAACTACCCAGGTGAGGGTGtgatggggtgtgggggggtggcgggggggggggccagTGATGGAGTCGGAGCCATGCATTCCAGAAAAGGGGAAGTCAAAAGATGGTCAGGATGGGACACAGACACATAGGGTGAATCTGACTGAAAGCATTCTTAGTGCTCTTCAGGGTCCATCCTTGGGTTGACTGGAGAGGCAATAAGGACCAGTAGGGAAGTTCTGGAAGAAGGGTTCAAAGAACTGAGTTCTAGCCCCAAACTCAGCACTTGCAGACTGGCTGCCCCTTGCGAAAAGCacaatttctctgagcctcagttccctggTCCATAAAGCGGGGACAATCATCGCGTTACCAAACGCACAGAGTTGTCTCGTTGACATAGACCACGATGTGTGGAGATGACAAAGTAAGAAAGTAAATAGGGGGGTTATCCCATCGGGGAGCTATTTTAACCTGTTTGATTCAGGGACTGGATGTTTCCGGGGTCTAAGCACGTCCCGTCGTTCCCAGGCAGTGGAAAATCCAATAGAGTGATGTATGGAAAGGACAGTGTCACAGTCATGGTGGGGGGCCGGGGGcacagtgagagaaggggacgaGAGGCTTTGATGAGAAAGCACCTTTGGTTTCAAGATGCTAAGCTCATAAAGCAGGAGAGAATGACCTGCCATCGCGAGAAGGGGCCACCAGGGCCCTCGGTGTCCAGACGTATGTTCTTGACTCTCCCCTGGTCGATTTCCAAGCCAGTTGCTGCTATTCTACTCAGCACTGTGCCCACCCTTCTGCCATGGCCCCAGGGTACCCCGGGCCCCATACCTCACCTCTCACCTTCCAGGCAGGTATAGAAATAGAATCGACCCACCTAGGGTTGTTGTAAGGATGACACGAGAACATTTGTGGGCTGTCATTTGCGTTGAACCTGGCACACCAGAAGCATTCCATAAACAAACGCTTGGCAGGTGTGGGAAGATAGAAAGTACCAAGAGACATCAGTCAGGTGGTCCCGGGACAAGCAGAGGGCACTGGGAAGGCTCAGGAGATGTGGCATGGAAGGACAGTGTCCCTGTCTGGGAGACATGACTGTGGGGTTACCTATAGGGATATAGGTAGGGTGTAGGAAGGTGGGCAGCCGGTCCCAGGGCTCTACCCCCTGAGAACACGAGAGAGAGGGAATGTTGGAGGGAGGTGGGGTATTTCGCAATTTACGGGCACAGGAGGTCAGACCTAGAGAACCAAACCAGAAGCCCCAGGCAAGACCTGGGGCTTGACTGGCAGCAGCAAGGTGGCCACTGCTGCCTCTGGAACTGAATTTACCTAAAGGCAAGTCTCACCTCCAGAAACAGGTGTGGACACATGGGGGCAAAGGGGGGGAGCTTTCTGGGGCTGCAGCAAGGAGGTTAGTCCCCCTGTGGGGCAGACGTGGCCCGGGAAGAAAGAACTCACCTGTTTGGTGCAATTTGGGGATCTGGAGAGTCCTGAGCTAGGCCTTTGCCCCGATACCTCCTCATGTGCTGCTTCCCACTGGGCTGAAACCAGCCTTGTGAGATTCACCCTCCTGGGTCCCCAAAGTGCCCTGATATTGAAGAGGACCCCACAAAACATACACGAGCTCCTGGCCAGAATGATACAGGTGCCCCTAAACACCTGTATTACCAGCCCTCAtgtcagagggaggagggaattGTGAAATCCAGGTAGCTGAGACTATTCCGCAATGTTATAGGACCTTGAAGGAAGCCCAGGTCCAGGGAGGAAATAAAGAGGTCAGAGGACAGAAGGCATGAAGGGTAATACGGTGTCTAGCCTATGTCACATTGTGGCTAAGGTTGATTcccccaccaacacacacacacacacacacacacacacacacacaatcacacacagtGGCTGCAGAGGGTATTTCATTCACCTGTTTTCATGACAATGTTGCCCTGAATAAGAGCACCGAAACCTGGATGCTTCTCACCCAAGGCTTCCGTCTAAAGAGACCTCCAGTGAGCGGCTGCCCAGATGCACTAAACACCGTCCAGCTCTCAAAGGGCTCAGGTGCTCACTTCCCAAAGCCGGCAATCCCAACAGAAGTGCCGGTGTGTCGCCCAGTGCCAGCTGCCAGGGCGCCCCCCCACGAGCCCTGATCCATACAGCTAATACAGACCCACCGATTCCATTTCCTTCTTGGCAGAGGTCAGCCGAGCAGAGGGAATGCTCCTGGCCGGAGCTGGAATTTTCCAGTCATCGGTGCTATCTGAAGGTGACAGTAGCACTTGACCTCTCCCCGGGACAGTGTTCCCTCCCAGGACAGGGCTGGGTGCCTCTCAGGAGGTGCTCAGAAACGCACGCCACTCTAAGCTCCCGGAAGAGGACCTGGCCTCCCCTGGCCCCTTCCCCTCCATCCCCAAGGTCTGGTCCAGCACTGCTGGGGGACATGGTCTAGGTCTGTGCTTTCTGCTTTAGTAGCCACTGCAGCTGCTCCAACTGGACCTGCCCTGAGATGCTAGTGGTTAATTATGTTTGGAAACGTCTCTCTCACAGGACATTTGCAATTTGAAATTTTGCCGGCacgactgaggaactgaatttttcattttatttgtttccattCATCTAAATAGCCACATGCATGGCAAAATGGCTACCGTATTGGTCAGGGCCACCTTTTATCATAGGAAGATGCTTAGACTGGAACTCCAGAATCCAGCCTCCTCACAGCCTGGAGACCTCCTGCTATCCAAGCTCAGTGGTTTCCCCCCGTGTCACGGGACACACCACTGTCCACTCAACGCACACATTTACTCTGTGTGCGTCATGCAGCCACATGGTTGGGGAGCTTTCCTCACAGAGGAAGACATCGCATTTCCCGTCTTTAGTAAGACAATCTAGGGAGGCGAGGGAGAGAATGCGGTTGGAAGCCAAGAGCGCTGTCCTGGTCCCGGCATTGCCACGGGGTGGTTTTGGGCAGGCCACTGCCTTTCCCTGTGTCTCGCCTGTCCTGGAGGTAAGGGAGTGAGTAGGGTTAGAGACCCTCGAAGGCTCCTTCTAGCTGACCATTCAAGgatcaaaatagaaatagaagatGCACTTAGATGAGTGAAGTAGGAGGAAACTGGTGGGCTGCAGACAGGGTCCGAGATAAGCCACAATGGATCAGGGTCAAGGGGCCAGTGTTCTCAGAAGGAAGGCTGTGGTCACAcacgaccaggcagtggcagcagtCAGCCTCTGATCCCCACactcgccacccccccccccccccccgtcttcaGTGCCCTCTATTTGACTAGAACAACGTCCCCGCCCCCCCGCCCTGGGGACTCAGTGCCCTGGACCTGCCTCATCAGCGGTTCCCAGACTCCGATGAGCCCAGGAACCCCAGTCCAGAGGGTCTGAATCCGAGACCCATCGGTGCAGGCACGCTGTGGGCCACACGCCGAGAATCCCGTGATCATGGCCTGTGTCCCCAGCCTGCTGCAGctgctccagcctgacctgtgctgagATGTTAGTGGTTAATTATGTTTTGGAAACGTCCTTCCTCGTGGGAGACGTTCTCAGTGTGACATGGAACAATTAGAAACAGTGGGAATTCAGAAAGCGACGGGCACCAGGAGTGGGAGTAGGGGTTGTTTCGGGACAGAGGGTCCCTCTGTGTCAGCTCTTATCGTCCTCGGGCAGGCCTGCTCGAGCCCGGTGGCCTGGGCCGGAGTGCCACAGAGGCAGGGGGACAGAACCCCTCTGGGATGTGTGCAGGAGCAGATGGGCTTGGTCAGGTGGTGTTGCTCTGAAACCAAGTCATTTGAGGGCATTTTGAGCAGAGAACGTTTTTGTTTCATCCTGAAGGCTGTTCTGTCCTGTGCTCGGGGCTGCTGTAATTGGATCGTGGCCCCGTTTCAACCCACCAAGTAGAAAGTCATCCACAATGTGCCAAAACTGAGATTTCCAGAATGAATGCAGGGCCTTGCACTTGTCCACCATTACCGCTAACCGTCCCCTCCATCAGGGAGATGGCAGTGATGACCAGAGATTACAAAAGGGACCGGCTGGGAGCAAACACTTCCCAGGCCGTCCAGTGCTCTGCTCATGTGTGGCCCTCCCTCATCACAGACACCTGGCCTGTGGCCCCACCGGCTGATACTCAGACAGAGCACCTCAGGAGGGCAGCGAGAAGGTTGATGGGGGACCGCTGTGCCAGTGACCCCCTAAACCATACAGGAAACTCGAGAAGAGATGGGGGCAGGCATGTGCCATCCAGGAGGGGTCCTGGTGAGTCTCCCTAACTCAGCCCAGTTGCGATCTCTGAGAGGAGATGTCTTGGACGGTTCTGGTGGTATGAGGTGGGGAGGGTGGGCACCAGACAGCGGTGGGTTACAGACTGACCTGCGAGAAGAGATAAAGCAGAGAAGACGGGGCAAACTCTTCTAGGAAGCTTGACTGTGAGCAGAAGGAGACCAGATAATGGACAGGAAGGATTTCAGGGAAGGAATTTTTTAGAAGAAAGGAGATACCAGTGTGTGTTTCTCTGGTAGGGGAAGGAGCCAAGACATGGGGTGTGGGCATCACTGTCAGGGTGAGGCGCCAGGCAGGATGGTCTTCAGAGTCACAGAGACGGGGAAGACCCCTCCTCGGAGACTGCAGGGAGGGGGAGCGCCCAGGGGGTGAGGAGGACCATGTGAGATGAATCGAGTCAGGTCCCCCTTGAGACTCCCGAATTTTCTCTCAGTGACGTAAAGGACAGAGAACGGCTTCATATCCGGGAAAGTGTATGATTTCCCGTGATGTTTCTAGGACGCTTCTTATAACGCCGGCCCCAATTAGGTGATTGTAACACACCTCTCTCTCCCTGAGAGAATCATGCTCTAGTTGAACAGGCAGAACCAAGACGGGCTCTGGATTCGGGCCACCTGGTTTCTGAAGCCAGCCACTGTCAGGGGCCAAACCGCATGGCTTTGGCCAAACGTCTCCATGAGACCCTGAACCCTCATCTGTGGAATGGAGATAAAACGGAACCTACGTCTCAGAGTCGTGATCATCGTGACATAACTCATGTCCATGACAGGAAGACTGTGGGGTGTTGAGACAAGGGAGCTGCAGGTGGGCAAAGGTGGGCGCCAATGCCAGGACCAGAAAAGCTCCGAGGACCATGAGTGAGGTGCTGAGCAGGAGTCATGCTAGTTAGAAACTTCGGTGGCACTGGGCTGTGACATAGTCCGGCATAGGCTCCCCTCGGGGGAGTCATCTCCCCTAGAGGTAGGACCCAGAGGCCACCCACCATACAGCACGAGGTAGCAAGAACCGGTCTCAAACGGTGTGGCAGCTTCAGGCCTGCCATGTGAGGTCAGACCAGTCACCCACCCGTTCTCTCCTGTGTGCGCCCAGTGGACAAGCACGGAGCCTCTcccgtgtgccaggcactagggCGCACAGGTGAACACGCAGGGCCTCTGCCCCCAAGCAGCGATTGAGGAAGGCTCACAGTCGTTACCTTTCAACACCAGGACTGCATCCTACACCCACCCCCTCTGCACTCCCCTGCACGTTCTCCTCGGCATCTCGGAGGACAGAGAGGTGCCCCCTCCCCGGCTGCAGGCTTGTCCTAGTCCCTCCGTGTGGTCCTGGACACCGCCTGCTCCTGCGTCCTCAGGGACCGCACCCCCTCAGCTTTCTGTGTCCTCCCCCAGCTCTGACCAGGTGAGCAGGGACTGGCGCTCGCCTAGTGCAGAGCAGTCCCGGGGGGCCAGAGGTCAGCTGGCACACCTATGGTCCTCCATCTCCCCAGGGTCCCTTTCCTCTAGCTGAGCATTATGTCCATGACACAGGCCTCATTAGTAACAAATAACAATTCACTCGTCAACCAGCCCACGGGCGACTCTGGCTCTGGTGTTCATAAAGCAGCACGCTGGATGTCGGGGACACAGCACAGGCGAAATCCCATGTCTCTGTGGACTTCATAATCTAGTGGGTGGGGGCAGACAAAAGATAAACCCGCTCCCCTGACAAATGCACAATGAGGCCagagcaaagaagaaagaaggtgAAGGTCGGCACATCCCATCTGTGTGGCTCGGGCACGCCGGGTACCcacaaggagagaggggagacagagcctTCCTGTGCTCCCGCTCGCTCAAGGACCAGGCTGCACCACAAAGCACCCAAGAGAATAGAAACCGGTGTGTGTTTGCAGTTAGCTGAGAGGCTTCCAAATTCCACCCTCTCACTTTGCACAGCCCAGACGGCTTCTCCGGGAACCACAAACCCTGGGAACCCACAGGGGACCCCACAACCGTGGTCCCCTCCTCCGCAGACTGAGGAAAGAAGGAGCTTGTCTGAAAACCACCAGGTTCAGGCTGACTTCcgaaagggaaaggaaggcttcctgggcaCCCACATGAATAGGTGTGGCTCTGGGCTACACACCCACTGGTCCCTCCAAGCACCTGATCCCGGCACACAGGTTTTCCACCTGTGAGCCAGCAGCATGCTATGCGTGGAAATAAAAAAGGGAGTAGGAGATGTTCCCTTAGGAACTATTTGCAGGAAGGGTTTAAACATTAATGACACCTGTAATTTATACCAGGGAGTTTTAACTGGGGCGAATGCCCCGGACCCACGGAATGTGGCTGCATAAGGGGTCACTTGGGGCCAAGTCACGTGTCTGAAATGTGAAGGaagccccccttcccccacctcccggAGCTGTGCAGAGCACTGGTAGACACAGCGGCACCTGGCTGCCTGGTTGCACTTTGTCAAAGGCAAGGAGATGGAGCTAGCCAGAGAAAGAATCATTTAGAAACAATGAATTCCTTCTGTAGAGTGGCAATGATTCAAAGTGTCCAGTGTGATCAAGAGTAGAGATTAATTTTGTGAAACGTCCAATATGATCAACAGTAGAGGTTAATTTTGTGAAGCGCCTTGTACGGGGCTGGCCCCTATCAGGGACTCCAGAATCAGTAGATGGATCCTATAATCTCTGACATCATCATACCAAACTCAGAAAAGGATGGATAATTAACCAGCCAAAGAAAAGGAAGCAGCAATAATAGACTAAAAGGCAATGAAGCAGAGGAAAAGGGGCATAAAATAGTGGTGGTGAACAGAAACCAACAGCTGAGCTAAATGTATCAGTCTAACATGAAATGTTAACAAGGCTGCTTAAAAAATACAAGGTTTGCTAGATGGGGTGGAAAACAAAACCCAGCCACTCACTACTTACAAAAACACACCTTAATTATAGGCACACAGAATGATTAAATGCAAAAGGATGGGGCAGAGATAGTGCAGACCCTAACCCAAAGAAACTCGAGACAACCCTACTATGTCATCGAACAAAGCAGACCTCAAGGCAAGAAGCATGACTTGAGATGACGAGAAAAGGCTCGGTGAGAAAAGGGTAAACGTCCCAGGGAGTGGTGACAGTAATCACTTCCTATGCATCTAATAACTTGGCTTCAAAATACGTAAAGCAAAACTTAACAGGACCATACGAAGAAGCAGACAGATGCACGCCCTTACTTGATGGCTTCAACACACTTCCCTCCATAACTAATTGACAATAGACTCAGAGTAGCTAAGAGGCAATCATTCTGAAAAAGTATTAAAACGTCAAAGAAAAGATCAAAAGCCAATAGAGATGTAGAAGAGCACTATAAAACCACAACCTAATTGCCATCCATGCAACAATGTGCTCCACAAAGACAAAACacgctttttctttttctgggacaCATGCCTATTTACTAAATTTACTGAAACCAACTTGAGGCTCAGCCGGAAAGCAAATTCTTGATAAATTTCAAAGGATTGAAATCATAGACAGTGTGTCCCGGACCACAGTAGAATTGAACTAGAATGTAATAATAAAACTATTGCTATCATATccctgaatatttaaaaattcattctttcAGTGCATGATAGCTCTTATTCACAGGAAGGGTAATGATCCCACCCGATTGACATGAGCCAAAAGCCAGCCTTGTaggatatatatatgatatatatatatatataaaagcatccTTTCCTGGCAAATAATCACCAAGCAAGGTAGCACAGGACAAGGCAATAAGGATGCTATAAGGAAGAAAGGCACAGACCAGATGAGTTCAGTGGTGGCGACAGTCACATGTCCTCCGAGTGAGCGAGTGGAGGGGTGAGGTTGGAGAAGGGCTCCTGGGAAGATGCATTTTACACTCTCCCTTGAAGGACAGGAAGGAATTGGTCATGCGCATTGGGGGAGGAACACTAGATGCAGGAGGAGCCCTGTAACTAGGGCAGCTGCAGACAAGGCAGAGATgccaggaggggtgggggagccagTAGGACTGGAGCCCGGAGTGCTGAAAAGCCCGTTGGGGTGGGTGGAAGGGGACACGTGCTACAGGCTCAGAAGGCCAGGCCACCAGGAGGTTATTCTGAGAACcacaggggaggagaggaaggttcTGAGCCAGagtttgggggggtgggggtggagagctgTGCTTGTGGAAGGGACATCCCAGATGTGTAAGAGGCAAGGTGGACCCAAACTGGGAAATTAGGTAACTGATGGGCATAGGGTGACTTATGGGAGGGACCACTGGCACCTCACGGTGacagggaatggggaggggagagtagAAAAACTCAGGACCCCTCCCCTCCAGGGCCACTCACACAGCTCACCTAAGAGCAGCCGAATGAGGCATTAAAATCaccacccagcctgaccaggcagtggcgcaggggatagagcggcAGACTgcgaagctgaggacccaggttcgaggtcccaaggttgccggcttgagcatgggctcatctggtttgagcaaggctcaccagctttagcccaaggtcgctggcttaagcaaggggtcacttagtctgctgtagcccccaggtcgaggcacatatgaaaaagcaatcaatgaacaactaaggtgccgcaaaaaagaattgatgcttctcatctctctctcttactatctgtctgtccctatctgtccctctgtctctctctctgtccctgtcacacacacacacaaatcaccgCTTAATTGCTCCTTTCATGTAATGCTCCAAAGTGGGGAAGTGCGTGTTTAATGTTTAGTCTCATCTCTGCCACCCAAACCACAAGTTGAAAgccaaataaatcttttttaaaatagaatgcaATAATCCGCCCCCCACCACCAGACACACCCAGACCCTCTGAATCCCATGGTTTCCTTGCTCGGGCacatctctctttctgtgtccccATGTCGTGTCTCAGGCAGGTGCTCCGAGCCCTCCCCTGCCAGCAGTCCTGAGGAGTGGCCAGGAGACTCTCATGCTCCTCACCAACCCCTCTCTTAGGCTTCCTGGCCAAAACCCCAGGGGTCCCAAGCCAGGCTGACTGACAGAGGTCCAGAGGGTCGCAGTGTCCCTGCCCCCTGATGGTCACCTGGAGGGAGGCCAGTCCCCaagccccttccctctcctgatAACTCGCCATGAAGCACAGACACCTGGGGGCCGCTGTCCACACTCAGTCTGGAGAGGGGCCTCttgctccccttctctctgtcacaagtCAAAGATGTCACAAACACCTgtcctgccccccctccccacaaagGAGTGCGATGCCCTTGGGTGGCCTTTGTGGTCCCTGGCTGGGCTCGGGCTCAGGCTCAGGTATAGGGAAAGACAGGTGGGGGTCACCAGGGGAAGGGGACAAGCAAATGGTGACCATCGGTGGTGGACTGTGGAGTGTCCATGCTCCATGGCCATCTGGCTGGGTTTCAAAGCCTCCGGCTTGCTAATGTCATTGTCCCCTTCACTGAGGACCcttcagaagccacacccacttTCAGGAGGTGACCTGGGGCAAAAAGCAGTTCCGGgctcagtgcttctcaaactttcagGCACCCGCAGACCAGGGGGTCTGGGGGACCTGGGCCAGGGGGCTGGGGCCTGAGAGGCTGTGCTGCTGGTGAGGTCCAGGCGATGCCCACACACCCCACCTACCTTGTGTAGTGAGGGTCCAGGCAGCCTCTCCAGGTGCCCTTGGGCCGCGGGAATCTGGGAGCTCCACCACCTCAGAATCCCACCTGCTGTGTTTTCCCCACAGATGAGCAGAACGCCACATGCGTGGAGCCCACGGAGCTGGCCGGGTGGCCCATCACGCAGGTGGGGAACCCGCTGCGGTACATGTGCATCACGCACCTGGACGGCCACGACTACCTCTTCTTGTTGCTCATTGGCTTCTGCATCTTCTCGGCAGGCACAGTGGCCGCTTGGCTCACAGGCATGTGCGCTGTGCTCTACCAGAACGCCCGGCGCAAGTCGAGCGAGGCGGAGGACGAGGATGAGCACGGGCAGCGGGTGGAAGTCAGCCGGCGGATTTTCCAGAGCAGGACGGACTCGCAGCAGGACGGCTTCCCGCGGCTGATCTAGCCTCCGGGGACCGTGCCGGGCCACCGTTCCCAGGTCCCCTGCCTTCTCTTTGCCCTCCCTGCCCACCACTCCCTCTGAGCTGCCTTTGCaggttagaataaaatatttcttagtgAATAAAACGTTGAGTGGCCAGTTCACAGGCTGGTCCGTCCCCGCTTGACCCACCCCAGGGCCCTTCTCTGAGCTCAGCAGGGTGGCGTGAACATGGTCCAGAATGCTGGGGGCCGCGTCTCAGTGCTGAGGAACCCCCCACCCCGCACCCAGAGCCAGCAGGCTCAGTCTCAGGAGCACCCACTCCGCCCTCCACTAAGCACTGGGGGGAGGGAACCGGAAATGCAGGATGTAAGATGTGCCCCCCAAGAGTAAACAGTTGGAAGGGGGCATCAAGACTAAAATGAATCAAGTTGGGGAAAATGCCAGACACAATGACAAGAGGTGACACTCATGGAAGGTCCCCAGGAGCCATCTGCACGCTCCATCTCGTAATGATCACAGTGACCCTCTAACATTCACACGAGTTCACAGTGACAGAGGGAGGCCCGGGCAGGGTACACAGCCGACCGAGGCCACCCAAATGGTCAGCAGCAAAGCCTCCCAAAGTCCACGTTCATCCCTCCACAAGAAGCTGCCCCCTTCTCCCACCCCGGGACGTCTCGCTAGACACAACCAACATTACATCCTGTGAATCTTGGACAGAAGAACAAGGGGAGAAGCCCATCAAGGTGGCCCGCCCTCCCCGGGTCCTGACGGAGTACCCGGCTTCAGTTTATACACAGGTTCTCCCCGGGTTACCCCTCAACAACCAGGTCCAGTAGTCATTGCTAGCCTTGCTcccctgaagctcagagaggctaagaaaCCAGGTTAGGATCACACAGCTTACAGCAGGCAGAACCCCAGGCCGCCTGTCCCCCCAGCCCCCGAGCCTGTGCTCTGTGCCCTGAAGTTGAAGTACCGAACGGAGTGGCCACGCACACACGCTGTGGTCTAGCTCTCAGGCTGACTGACCTGTCATGAGAGCTGGAATTCAGAGTCGAAGGGacgaagagaagaaagaaggtgtcagagagagaagtgaggccAGACCCTGCAGGGCTTCTGACTCACCTATCCTCAGGGTTAGGAGAGCATATGCTGCAGTCACAGGTAACCCCAAAGTCTCCCTGGCTTAGCGCCACAAAGACTTACCTCTTGCAGGTGTGGAGCCCAACGTGGGGGAGGGCAGCCCTCTTGCCCGAGTAGCTGCTGCCCTGGAGCACAGTCCTTGGAGGTCTCctgcagaggagagaggagaggtcaTGGTCACATCCCTCCTAATGGCCTGGGCCTGGAAATGACACGTGTCACCTCCACTCACATGTCTCATGGTCCCAACCTTATAGGAGGCAAAAGCAGTCTGTGCGCCAAGAAGACAGTCTGTGCCTCACCCAATACAATGGGCAGGGACTCTGAGCTCCCCCTGCACGCGAGAGCTCTGGGCATGAGGATGGCATGGTCCTCTCTGTGTGTTAGGAAGCTCTCTGTGGGGGTCAGGTGTGACAGGAAACAATGGGACCAGCATGACTGCAGTGCCCCGGGTtgggggtgtggggacaggagAGTGACAGGAAAGGCAGTGTGCACAGAGAAGTGGCTGAATTTCAGAGTTATGTCGAGGGAGGAACAGTGGACATAATTCCACGGGTGACAAAAGAGGGAAGaggtggaaggaggggagggtgttaAGGAGAGTACCCACATTCTGGCTCAGACAGCCAGGCGGCCAGGAGGCACAGTCCCTTAGGCAGGGGAACCAGCACGTGGGCTGCTGTCAAAACTGGCCGAGAGGTAAAGCCCAGGGCGCAGGAAG from Saccopteryx leptura isolate mSacLep1 chromosome 2, mSacLep1_pri_phased_curated, whole genome shotgun sequence carries:
- the LRRC52 gene encoding leucine-rich repeat-containing protein 52 codes for the protein MSPASGPGPRWLLFSFGMGLVSGSKCPNNCQCQAQEVVCTGRQLTEYPPDIPLNTRRLYLNDNRIPFLPAMSLGLLSDLVYLDCQNNLITEVMDYTFIGVFRLAYLDLSSNNLTVISPYSFSMLSNLVQLNISHNPHLLSLNKYTFANTSSLRHLDLRNTGLQILDHTAFQNLLTLHTLYLSGNPWKCNCSLLDFTIYLIVSHLNYPDEQNATCVEPTELAGWPITQVGNPLRYMCITHLDGHDYLFLLLIGFCIFSAGTVAAWLTGMCAVLYQNARRKSSEAEDEDEHGQRVEVSRRIFQSRTDSQQDGFPRLI